The following are from one region of the Verrucomicrobiaceae bacterium genome:
- the bcsS gene encoding cellulose biosynthesis protein BcsS: MTKLNTLLATLLLAGTSFAGTSTCTSCTPTAPVPTGSYANTVFAGYDFRHDSYYMHGGIQHDLNGNMGDGGLYLRAFTGFGSYNYDTIPGAGHTTGQLFDADLGLGYRLPVGSFVLGAYAGAHLRDRNLTAIDPANPVGTDWGARFVLDAHGSLGAFDIGLIGQYSTIENAIWTRARVGYKVCERVTVGPEFIYLNDAQFNERRVGGFIKIATCPMSALTLAAGYADYSGRGTADTSMYGSVGFSVNF; encoded by the coding sequence ATGACCAAACTAAACACACTCCTCGCCACCCTCCTGCTCGCTGGCACCAGCTTTGCAGGCACATCCACCTGCACTTCGTGCACGCCTACGGCCCCCGTTCCCACGGGCTCCTATGCGAACACCGTTTTTGCAGGATATGACTTCCGCCATGATTCCTACTACATGCACGGCGGCATCCAGCACGATCTCAATGGCAACATGGGAGACGGCGGTCTCTACCTGCGTGCTTTCACGGGTTTCGGCTCCTACAACTATGACACCATCCCTGGCGCTGGCCACACCACGGGCCAGCTTTTCGATGCGGACCTCGGTCTGGGCTATCGTCTGCCAGTCGGTTCCTTCGTGCTCGGTGCTTACGCAGGTGCACATCTGCGTGATCGCAATCTGACCGCCATCGACCCTGCGAATCCAGTAGGCACCGATTGGGGTGCACGTTTCGTGCTTGATGCGCACGGTAGCCTCGGTGCATTCGATATCGGCCTCATCGGTCAGTACAGCACCATTGAAAACGCTATCTGGACCCGCGCTCGCGTAGGTTACAAAGTGTGCGAACGCGTGACCGTCGGCCCTGAATTCATCTACCTGAATGACGCCCAGTTCAACGAGCGCCGCGTCGGTGGCTTCATCAAAATCGCCACCTGCCCGATGTCTGCCCTGACACTGGCTGCTGGTTATGCAGACTATAGCGGCCGCGGAACAGCTGACACCTCGATGTACGGCTCTGTGGGCTTCTCTGTGAACTTCTAA
- a CDS encoding glycosyltransferase codes for MFSHAEEVAHYLQVRLKRRRIASVAYLILLAGYVVWRTTVLNEHAMVYSVVFLMADLLGALLGVSYVIQSWSIRVREAPPLDYRPKVDVFLPVYTEPAGMIELTVQGAVSIDYPHETWLLDDGKRDELKALAEKYGIRYLRRPTNQGAKAGNLNYALQHSRATAVAVFDADHIPKRESLDMLVGYLKDSRVAVAQTPQMFYNEDAFLYRDVVIGAGRWHEQLNFMDVIQSHRDLSDSSSCVGTGCVYSRAALDDIGGFPEATLTEDLHSSILFHKKGWKTVWVNEPVAWGVAASDVTEFYKTRRRWTYGNLQGFALEGIFGRCGLPLRQRIGYLLMAVDMLSGWTQLVYVLVPVISMVFFVSPFEPGVFTALMLILYPMLLAALLVVACAGYVRFFAGQVFSMGKLFMQIESTRGLFGKKMAWQISLKNVLGRVSWGKLAMHILLLVASVLAILAAVLRLTGVWGSDRPPDGGPWLLGLAALWVLVNCWRSWTWIHDSVRLTRRTHREYLFEVQLPILDENGAWIGHTRRLSTQQAEVNWKTRPQSGQRIQILTPGDCVMVQVKDVTGELMEMQCADDATRGRLQRSLYSVDWHRMVRLSGFMHATREKGLGGNWVPCLANGAWGLFLPAPSGFEHDRLLHASALVTGDEALLVIVGDRPCQRRLGNEVVPYRAIPRGLNNTAFRIHELR; via the coding sequence ATGTTTAGCCACGCTGAAGAGGTAGCTCACTATCTCCAGGTCCGACTCAAAAGACGCCGAATCGCCTCGGTGGCCTATCTGATCCTCCTCGCTGGCTATGTGGTCTGGCGGACGACGGTGCTCAATGAGCATGCGATGGTGTATTCGGTGGTCTTCCTCATGGCGGACCTGTTGGGGGCGCTGCTAGGTGTATCCTATGTGATTCAATCGTGGAGCATCCGAGTGCGGGAGGCTCCCCCACTCGACTATCGGCCCAAGGTGGATGTTTTTTTGCCCGTGTACACCGAGCCAGCCGGGATGATCGAGCTCACCGTGCAGGGAGCAGTGTCGATCGACTATCCGCATGAGACTTGGTTGCTCGATGATGGTAAAAGGGATGAACTCAAGGCTCTGGCGGAGAAATATGGCATCCGGTATCTGCGGCGGCCGACCAATCAGGGAGCAAAAGCGGGAAATCTGAACTACGCGCTGCAACATAGCCGAGCCACTGCGGTGGCGGTGTTTGATGCGGACCATATTCCGAAACGCGAGTCCCTGGATATGCTGGTGGGCTATCTGAAAGACTCGCGGGTCGCCGTGGCACAGACGCCGCAGATGTTTTACAACGAAGATGCCTTCCTCTACCGCGATGTGGTGATCGGTGCGGGGCGCTGGCACGAGCAGTTGAATTTCATGGATGTGATCCAGAGCCATCGTGATCTGAGTGACAGCAGCTCCTGTGTGGGCACGGGATGCGTTTACAGCCGAGCTGCATTGGACGACATCGGTGGATTTCCAGAGGCCACGCTGACAGAGGATTTGCATAGCTCGATTCTGTTTCACAAAAAGGGCTGGAAGACTGTGTGGGTGAATGAGCCGGTGGCGTGGGGCGTCGCGGCATCGGATGTGACCGAGTTTTATAAAACACGTCGCCGCTGGACTTATGGGAACCTTCAGGGCTTTGCGCTGGAGGGGATTTTTGGGCGCTGCGGTTTGCCGCTTCGACAACGAATTGGCTACCTATTGATGGCGGTGGATATGCTGAGTGGCTGGACACAGCTGGTCTATGTGCTGGTGCCGGTCATCAGCATGGTTTTTTTCGTGTCCCCCTTTGAGCCGGGTGTTTTCACGGCATTGATGCTCATTTTGTATCCGATGCTGCTCGCAGCGCTGCTGGTGGTGGCTTGCGCGGGCTACGTGCGCTTCTTTGCCGGGCAGGTCTTTTCCATGGGGAAGCTCTTCATGCAGATTGAGAGCACGCGGGGGCTATTTGGGAAGAAGATGGCCTGGCAGATTTCGCTCAAGAATGTGCTGGGGCGGGTTTCGTGGGGGAAGCTGGCCATGCACATCCTGCTCTTGGTCGCTAGTGTGCTCGCTATCCTCGCGGCCGTGTTACGGCTAACTGGGGTGTGGGGCTCGGATCGGCCACCAGATGGTGGACCTTGGCTCCTGGGGCTCGCAGCTTTGTGGGTGTTGGTGAACTGTTGGCGCTCATGGACATGGATTCATGATAGCGTGCGGCTTACTCGCCGCACGCACCGGGAGTATCTCTTTGAGGTCCAACTGCCCATTTTAGACGAAAATGGAGCCTGGATCGGCCATACGCGGCGGTTGTCCACCCAACAGGCGGAGGTGAATTGGAAAACGCGGCCGCAAAGTGGACAACGAATTCAAATCCTCACCCCGGGCGATTGTGTGATGGTCCAGGTAAAGGACGTCACAGGTGAGCTCATGGAAATGCAGTGCGCAGACGATGCCACGCGGGGTCGTTTGCAGCGCAGCCTCTATTCCGTCGATTGGCACCGCATGGTGCGTCTCTCTGGATTCATGCATGCGACGCGTGAAAAAGGCCTGGGAGGCAATTGGGTGCCATGTTTGGCCAATGGAGCCTGGGGGCTGTTTTTGCCTGCGCCGAGCGGTTTTGAGCATGATCGTCTGCTACATGCTTCTGCGCTCGTGACAGGAGATGAAGCCCTTTTGGTCATCGTAGGGGATCGCCCATGCCAGAGACGTCTCGGCAACGAGGTGGTTCCATATCGTGCGATCCCACGTGGCCTGAATAACACTGCGTTCCGCATTCACGAGCTCCGTTGA
- the pstB gene encoding phosphate ABC transporter ATP-binding protein gives MGQIPLPHLPDVSPASSNHPFLSVERFNYAYGDHQVLFDVDLPIRSEDVTAFIGPSGCGKSTLLRAINRINDLVDSARVVSGTIRIDGVDLYTPQVDPIALRRQVGMVFQKYNPFPRSIFENAVYGLRVAGVTDKHELMDAAESSLKSAALWDEVKDRLHEMATGLSGGQQQRLCIARAIALQPRILLMDEPCAALDPIATARIEELILQLRDRYTFIIVTHNMEQAKRIADQTAFFYKGRLIERSDTMDLFTMPKDRLTEQYVTGRLV, from the coding sequence ATGGGCCAAATACCCCTCCCTCACTTGCCAGACGTGTCGCCAGCCTCTTCCAACCATCCCTTCCTCTCCGTAGAGCGCTTTAATTATGCCTACGGGGACCACCAGGTGCTCTTTGATGTCGATCTGCCGATCCGCAGTGAAGACGTCACTGCCTTCATCGGCCCATCGGGCTGCGGTAAGAGCACGCTGCTGCGTGCGATCAATCGCATCAACGATCTGGTGGACAGCGCCCGTGTCGTCAGTGGCACCATCCGCATCGACGGCGTGGATTTATACACCCCGCAGGTCGATCCCATCGCGCTGCGGCGGCAGGTGGGCATGGTATTCCAGAAGTACAATCCTTTCCCCCGCTCCATCTTTGAAAATGCCGTCTATGGCCTGCGAGTCGCCGGCGTGACAGATAAGCACGAGCTCATGGATGCCGCAGAGAGCAGCCTGAAGTCTGCCGCTCTGTGGGATGAGGTCAAAGACCGCCTGCATGAGATGGCCACGGGGCTCTCTGGTGGTCAGCAGCAGCGTCTCTGCATCGCCCGGGCCATCGCACTCCAGCCGCGCATCCTGCTCATGGATGAGCCCTGTGCCGCGCTCGATCCCATCGCCACGGCACGCATCGAAGAGCTCATTTTGCAGCTCAGGGATCGCTACACCTTCATCATCGTCACGCATAACATGGAGCAGGCCAAGCGGATCGCTGACCAAACCGCCTTTTTTTACAAAGGCCGCCTGATCGAGCGGAGTGATACGATGGACCTCTTCACCATGCCCAAAGACCGACTGACAGAGCAGTATGTGACGGGCAGGCTGGTCTAG
- a CDS encoding NIPSNAP family protein encodes MKMLRLLATAASLLFTAFSTAHADPVYELRIYTCHEGRLDALLTRFRDHTCKLFEKHGMKNVGYWVPVDEENGSKTTLIYVLEHASRDAAKASFKAFGTDPEWQAAAKASEADGKIVAKIESVFMTTTPYSPVLKIEKGSKPRVFELRTYITPPGKLDALHARFRDHTMKLFSKHGMSHLAYWTPTDEDKGAGTKLIYILSHDSKEAGIASFTAFRADPDWIKAKSASEAANGGPLTIQPQAEGVKSVYMKATDFSPVQ; translated from the coding sequence ATGAAAATGCTCCGACTTCTCGCCACTGCGGCTTCTCTTCTCTTCACTGCCTTTTCCACTGCTCACGCGGACCCCGTCTATGAGCTACGCATCTATACATGCCATGAGGGGCGGCTCGATGCGCTGCTCACACGCTTCCGCGACCACACCTGCAAGCTGTTTGAAAAGCATGGCATGAAGAACGTGGGCTACTGGGTGCCAGTGGATGAGGAGAATGGCTCCAAAACCACGCTCATCTATGTTTTGGAGCATGCTAGCCGTGATGCCGCGAAGGCGAGCTTCAAGGCCTTTGGCACCGATCCAGAGTGGCAGGCTGCTGCAAAGGCGAGCGAGGCAGATGGCAAGATCGTGGCGAAGATCGAGTCGGTCTTCATGACCACCACGCCGTACTCCCCGGTGCTAAAGATCGAAAAAGGCAGCAAGCCACGCGTCTTTGAACTGCGCACCTACATCACCCCTCCGGGCAAGCTCGATGCGCTGCATGCCCGCTTCAGGGATCACACGATGAAGCTTTTCTCCAAGCACGGCATGAGCCACCTCGCCTACTGGACACCCACGGATGAGGACAAAGGCGCAGGCACCAAGCTCATCTACATCCTCTCCCATGACAGCAAGGAGGCCGGTATCGCGTCCTTCACTGCCTTCCGTGCTGATCCAGACTGGATCAAAGCCAAGTCTGCGAGTGAGGCTGCCAATGGTGGCCCGCTCACCATCCAGCCACAGGCTGAGGGCGTGAAAAGTGTGTACATGAAAGCGACGGACTTCTCGCCCGTGCAGTGA
- a CDS encoding tyrosine recombinase produces MLDLIDAFILHLATERGLSVNYQLLVRRVLESFASWLRVQMALEAPSAVTTEILGDFLAQRKKDGIAASSARLELIALKIFFRFLAARRYITKDPADALLPPRLEKRLPGTLGELDVKKLIESVDGTSPLDRRDRAIFELFYASGLRLSELLDARLENLSLEEGWIRVTGKGRKTRLAPVGAAARDALAAYIEHGRPGLVRPKTQSFVFLSKNGLRLTSERIQAIFRERAAACGFEKHVHPHKMRHSFATHLLTHGADLRVIQEMLGHADIATTQIYTHVDQSRLKETHRKFHPRG; encoded by the coding sequence GTGCTGGACCTCATCGACGCCTTTATTCTCCATCTCGCCACGGAACGCGGTCTCTCCGTGAATTACCAGCTACTGGTGCGTCGTGTGCTGGAGTCCTTTGCCTCCTGGTTGCGGGTGCAGATGGCCCTGGAGGCTCCCTCAGCCGTCACCACGGAGATTTTGGGCGATTTCCTGGCGCAGCGGAAAAAAGACGGCATCGCCGCCTCCTCTGCGCGGCTAGAGCTGATCGCGCTGAAGATTTTTTTCCGCTTTTTGGCCGCCCGGCGCTACATCACGAAAGACCCTGCGGATGCGCTGCTGCCACCGCGGCTGGAAAAACGCCTCCCCGGCACTCTGGGCGAGCTGGACGTGAAAAAGCTCATCGAATCCGTGGATGGCACGAGCCCGCTCGACCGCCGTGATCGGGCGATTTTCGAGCTTTTTTATGCCAGCGGCCTACGGCTCTCTGAGTTGCTCGATGCACGGCTGGAGAATCTGAGCCTGGAAGAAGGCTGGATACGCGTCACGGGCAAAGGGCGTAAAACACGCCTCGCACCGGTCGGTGCAGCCGCACGGGATGCCCTAGCGGCGTATATCGAGCATGGTCGGCCAGGGCTGGTGAGGCCAAAGACGCAAAGTTTTGTGTTTTTGAGCAAAAACGGCCTCCGCCTCACCAGCGAGCGCATTCAGGCCATCTTCCGGGAGCGAGCAGCGGCCTGTGGCTTCGAAAAGCATGTCCACCCGCATAAGATGCGTCACAGCTTCGCCACGCATCTTCTCACCCACGGGGCGGATTTACGCGTGATCCAGGAAATGCTGGGCCACGCTGACATCGCCACCACACAGATCTACACCCACGTCGATCAATCCCGACTGAAGGAGACGCATCGGAAATTTCACCCACGCGGATGA
- the ssb gene encoding single-stranded DNA-binding protein, translating into MASYNKVMLIGNLTRDPEVRYTPKGSAVCDIGLAVNRVYTSDSGEKVEEVTFVDVVLWSKMAELAGKYLHKGRPVFIEGRLQMDSWEDKQTGQKRTRLRVVGEQMQFLGSPGDRGAPAGGGGYEDEGGSNGGGGGGGGYGGGGGNGGGGYSRPAQRPMQRSAAPAQRPAQRPAPAQQNDDFGDGPITEGMEDDEIPF; encoded by the coding sequence ATGGCCTCCTACAACAAAGTCATGCTCATCGGCAATCTCACCCGCGACCCCGAGGTGCGCTACACGCCGAAGGGCAGCGCCGTGTGTGACATCGGCCTCGCGGTGAACCGCGTCTATACCTCTGACAGCGGGGAGAAGGTGGAGGAAGTCACCTTCGTCGATGTGGTGCTCTGGTCCAAGATGGCCGAGCTCGCCGGCAAATATCTGCACAAAGGCCGCCCCGTCTTTATCGAAGGCCGTCTCCAAATGGATTCCTGGGAGGACAAGCAGACCGGCCAGAAGCGCACACGCCTCCGCGTCGTCGGGGAGCAGATGCAATTCCTCGGCAGCCCAGGTGATCGCGGTGCCCCTGCTGGCGGCGGCGGTTATGAAGACGAAGGCGGCAGCAATGGTGGTGGTGGTGGCGGCGGCGGCTATGGCGGCGGAGGCGGCAATGGTGGCGGTGGTTACAGCCGTCCTGCCCAGCGTCCGATGCAGCGCTCTGCTGCTCCAGCGCAGCGTCCAGCCCAGCGCCCTGCCCCAGCCCAGCAGAATGATGACTTCGGCGACGGACCCATCACCGAGGGCATGGAAGACGACGAGATCCCATTTTGA
- a CDS encoding single-stranded DNA-binding protein yields MPAEKLIAAALALREELRPLRFAEPVEYVYQPLEYAWAPHAAYLTRFGATRKKVVFVGMNPGPFGMTQTGVPFGEIAAVRDWMQICEPVGKPEREHPKRPVLGFACPQSEVSGRRLWGHFAAKFGPGENFFREHFVANFCPLVFLEAGGKNFTPDKLPAAEAAALNAHCDAHLRAVITALEPQWVIGVGAYAEECAVRAKEALGGGFKTGRVLHPSPASPAANRDWAGAATKQLEKLGVW; encoded by the coding sequence ATGCCCGCAGAAAAACTCATCGCCGCCGCTCTCGCTCTGCGTGAGGAATTACGTCCGCTCCGCTTCGCGGAGCCCGTGGAGTATGTCTATCAGCCACTCGAGTATGCGTGGGCACCTCATGCGGCCTATCTGACACGGTTCGGCGCCACGCGGAAGAAAGTCGTGTTCGTCGGCATGAATCCAGGCCCCTTTGGCATGACGCAGACGGGGGTGCCATTTGGTGAGATCGCCGCAGTGCGTGATTGGATGCAGATCTGCGAGCCCGTGGGCAAACCTGAGCGTGAGCACCCGAAGCGGCCCGTGCTGGGATTCGCCTGTCCGCAGTCAGAAGTGAGCGGCAGGCGGCTATGGGGCCACTTCGCGGCGAAATTTGGCCCGGGGGAGAATTTCTTCCGAGAGCACTTTGTGGCGAATTTTTGCCCACTCGTGTTCCTCGAGGCCGGAGGGAAGAATTTCACGCCAGACAAGCTACCCGCCGCAGAGGCCGCCGCGCTCAACGCACACTGCGATGCCCATTTGCGTGCTGTGATCACGGCCCTAGAGCCGCAGTGGGTGATCGGCGTGGGAGCCTACGCGGAAGAATGCGCCGTGCGTGCGAAGGAGGCCCTGGGGGGCGGCTTCAAAACCGGCCGCGTGCTCCACCCCAGTCCCGCCAGCCCCGCCGCGAACCGTGACTGGGCCGGTGCAGCGACAAAGCAGCTCGAAAAACTCGGTGTGTGGTGA